gAAACTACTTTGCTAAAATAAAACCTACAATGCATTACACAGAAAGTATGACACTACATTCCCATACAGAAAAAGCTGCTGCTGGGAGAATACAGGAGAGTTTTTGTTCAACACAGAAAAATGCATTCTGCCTCTTTGATCAAAGAATGTGGATGGTTGAACTGGTTGAATATGCTAAGATGCAACACCTTTCTATAGTAACTGTCTGTCAGCGGGGTAATCAAACTGAAGATCAGTGGTTGCAAGCTAAAATGTGAGctttacaaatgcttttttttccaaTAAGTGACTGAAATGCAAATGAAACAAACTGTTATTTCCAATGAAGTAATCATCTGTGCATGATAACAGACCTAATCCAGCCCTTAATTCAtatgcagttttcccatgtttgCTTCTCGCAATGATGTGTGTCTCTGTCCTGACAGGATCTACAAGTACCAGGCACATGGCTATGCATTCAGCACTGTGGACGAGCTGCTACACTCCCTGGGGGGATCCTTGTTCATCAACATGACGCGGAACTCAGTGTCCGAGTCCCTGCTGGAGCTTGGCGTGTCCCAGCGATTCATTGACGAGGTCATCGCAGCAGTAACGAGGGTCAACTACGGCCAGTCTGTCAGCATTCCTGCTTTTGTAGGTATGGAAGACTGAAAGAGCCATTGTCTAACTGGCTGACCGACTGATAGCAGAAAACAACAGGGATCATAGTGTGTGGTTTTGACTGTACATTAAATCTTTTTTGTTGGTGTACCGGTTTTCTTTCTTCTCTGCAGGGGCAGTGTCCTTAGCAGGTGCTCAGGCTAATCTTTGGGCTGTCGAAGGCGGAAATAAATTAGTCTGCTCTGGTTTGCTGAAGGAAGCAAAAGCCAACTTGATCCATGCCCAGGTGACCTCAGTTTCACTTGTGTCAGGTAAGTGGTAGTCAAACGCAGCAGGACGGTGTGACTACGGGCAGCATTGTGCATCCCTGGCATTTATTAAATCTTAAATATTAGATTTGTTTGAATACAGTGGGGTGGTGTTATATGTTGCTATACCTTTCTGTGTTGCACAGTCAGCTTTATTTCCCTAAATCCatagtgtacatactgtataagTAGTGTCatagtttaaaatatgtattgtggGTACATGAAATCCATGCAGTAATACCTGAAGGTTTTAAAAgcttctgttgtgtgtgtgtgtgtatgtgtgtgtgtgtgtatatatatatatatatatatatatatatatatatatatatatagtatatgtgtatatactgtatatatatatatatatttatttatttttcttaatttccAAAGCAGACACAGCCCAGTACCAAGTGAGTTACACAACAGAAAAGGAGAAAGGTTCTGCCATGTATGACATAGTCATTATAGCAACACCTCTCCAGGAGGGGATGGCCAACATCACTTTTGAAAACTTTGAGCCTCCGATCCCGGAGCTCCCTGGAGCGTACCACCACACTGTGGTTTCGATCGTGCACGGCTATCTGAACTGCTCGTACTTCGGCTACCCAGACCCCAAGCTCTTCCCGTTCACCAGCATCCTCACTACCGAAGCACCTGCCCTGTTCTTCGACAGCGTGGGGAATGTCAGCCCTGTCAACATCTCCAAGGGCTTCAAGAAGAAGCAGCCCCAGGAAGCTGCCATTTGGAAGGTATTTTCCCCGCAGCCTCTGGAAAGAAAGGACCTGAAGACCCTCTTCAAGTCTTACTACTCCGTCCAGGTGACAGACTGGCAGGCCTACCCTCAGTATGGCTCAACTAAGCGCCTGCCACCCATTGTTCTCCATGACAACATGTACTACCTCAACAGCATCGAGTGGGCGGCAAGCGCCATGGAGATGAGCTCTGTGGCTGCCAAGAATATTGCCTTGCTGGCTTACCACCGGTGGAATAGGGAACTGGAAATGATCGACCAGAAGGAGTTCATTCACAAGATTAAAACAGAGCTTTAACAGCTGGCTGGGTGCTAATATCGGAATCATTTCACGTCGGAATTAATAATGAAATAAAGTGGCTGTTAATCGAAAAACCTTTTCAGATTGCTTCAGAAGTTGcttctgttgtgtgtgtgaaATGATTTGTTGTCTGACACAGTCTGCATTTcgttgaaatatcttgaaatatacACACAATTGAAGCACATGTACTGTTTTGGTCGGGGTTCCTGACTACATGAATCGTAAaaagactttttatttatttatttatttttaaatagattgtTAGTTCATGTCAAGCAGATGTATGTTTTGGCTCAAGCCTTCATCAGTGGATAGCAGACATCAGTTCCTTCAGTACAGATGTAGTATATTTTACTGGATTCTCGATGTGATAgtaccatctgttttttttttctttctcaatatTAGCCGTGATCCCACTTATCAAACCACTATTGCTCCGTGTCTggactgatctgatttttgtaatgtgtttttttgtaaaaactaagtcgctctggataagggcgtctgttataagaaaatacatacatacattaacaacaCAGATGGTTTTAGAACTGGAAACATGCGCCAtggtatattacagtatatattacagCTATAAGAGGCTGTGTACTGCTGTAAGGtaatatatttgatatatttgaAATCAATGATACAGCACTGATATTGTTAAACAGGTTTAAGAGAACAGCGAAACACgtttatgaaaattaaaacaaatgttaattgGAGTGCTGCAGCTGCTCTGCACTAAGgatagctgtgtgtttttgtttgctgttgctTACTACAGTATGTATGTTTTAAAGGGAACTTTAATTCCAAACGGTACCTTTGCAGGCTGCTTTTAAAACGAAAGACTAAATCTAAAATATGTAGCCTCCTTGGCCACTGAAAACTGAATTCAGTCATGCTTGGCTCCtaacaagtttgtatttatttaattaactttattttCACATAAGAAATGGTTCACTCTGGTTTAGCTAGTGTATTGTATGGGTCCAGGTATTAACAAATatcattttattaaatgaaaaaattGAAATAATGGTTCTTAAGTCTTTTATTGTTTGATATTTAAATGAAAAGACAAACACAATCTGGAAACGCCCTGAATTGAATCTGTTGGCGCCATTATGCCATTAAAATACTTGCATAGAACCACAACGTAAACTGCAGTGCTACCATCGAATTAGGGAattgtttaaacacatttaaaacattcagCTTTACAATTCAGCCTTTGAGAGGAGTACATTAATTTAATCAGATAATAGAGATCACATGaatattagggtttttttttttttttttttcaagcaaggGTGCATTACTCATTTAAAAGATGCATGTACAGCCAATCGCTATGTTCTCCATGGCAGTTCTGTATTTCCGGTTGCATTTCTTCTTTCTCCTCCTTTGTTTTGGACCATCGCAGAACTGTCTTTTCACAGGGATTTTTGTGTAGATTGGAACGCTTGTCATCGTCCGATCTTCTTGCATTGTGAAGGGGTTAATGCATCCGGAGCAGAGGCAGTGGGCTTCAGGTATGTCTGTTGGGATTCGTGTCTCATCGCGATTTACTCTGGAAATACAAGTGAAACGAAACTTGAAGTAACTAGATTCCGTTTCTTGtacaaaaacactttattttttcaCTGTCCGGCAACACACAATGTTCTGCATATGAcaaattctggcttgtgaggctggatttaaaataataatacaactatagaggggtggctaagcatgGTATCACATGTGATAgagaaatgggcattacagggtgCAGAGTACTCCAATGTTGAACTATACAGGTAAGACCACCTTTCTAAAAACAGTTCAGAATACACTTGCGTTCATTTAAAACCGCTTAAAGGACCATGTAAAAGAAAACCGAGATGATCCAGAACCAAAGGGGGTCGTGACATGTTTTCATAATTGGAAGCCCTGATTAGTATATTGATAATAATCACTGACCTGTAGGACCAGGGAGACAGGCTTCTCCTGTTGGACATCCACAGCCGCAGATCAATCTCGCACTTGCTGCAAGACAGAGCCGAGTTGTTCTGCAGCTGCATCACCATGTCATTAATGCTCTTCTCATAGTCCTCCTCCATCGAGCTCCCCGTGTATTTATGTTTGACTCTTCCTTTCCTTTCACTCCTAATGTCTTTACCTTCGAAAGATTCTGTCAATGTTGCCATAACGACAAGGACTGATGAAAGCGCCAGCCACAGcacctacaaaaaaaataacctcATTAGAGTTCATTTctaatgcttatatatatatatatatataaagaaatgtacattttcttttgatGCAAATCTACAAATAAAGAAGTTTCTTGTGAATTTAAGTCGCTGTTTGTACACTTAGTGTTCAAACAGGTACTTTTTATGTGTTTTCCTTTCATAAAAGATGCAATATAATTTCCGGTCAGATCAATTAAAATACAAACTTCAATCAACCACTATGCATGATGAGTACTGCTCAAATCCACTCACTCACCAGCTGGTCATCTCTGTTGGACATCTCAGTGGCAGCTGATTAGGATGCCTGATGGCTGCAGACTGGTAGAGCAGTGAAATGGACAATAAGATAGAACCAGtagcaataaatatatatatctaacTAATCCCCCGGACCACGTGTGTTCTGAAAAATGACAATGACCTTTTTATATTTACTGCATTGTTGTTTGCAAAGGGTTGCTACATTGTTTTCACAGAACCTCACCTTACAGACCAGTCATTGTTCACAATAGAATGTTGGTTTCCCACAGTGGGAACACTGTTAGTTGTTTGCCAAAAGGAATTATAGTCTATTATAAAGGTAGCTGGCTTTTTAGGGCTCAAGACTGCATAAATATAATTAAACGACTACCATTGTATAAACACAAGTTTTGAAAGAATCTCtgtaaaattaaatgacaaactttTATTATAAATTTTTACAtcagttttactatgcttttcctGTGGTTTTTCCTTCCACGCCCTGAAGCGACCCAAATCTGAAGCGACCCAAATGGTTCTTTTCTAACTCCCTTTCatatcgccctggataaggataagCTTCATTACtttattcttatatatatatatatatatatatatatatatatatatatatatatatatatcagttgtTTCAATACATATTTTCAATTCAACAAAACCACATAGTTCAAACATTGCTGTAAAGCCAGTACAAATATGTTGCAGTTCAGCACAGTACAATTCCAATAAAACAATTGCTTTATTGCTTGGTCCTGGTAGCTAGACCAACAATGCTGTCTGTGTCGACCTTTTATTCAGCACACCCTGTGTTGACATACTGTAAAAGATATCTGCTCACAAATACACAATTCTTCGTAAACAGAATGGTTTGTTTGCAATGCATTTATACCTATAGTGGTGTATGGTTCCTTTACAAACTGCTTTGTAAGGGTGGGAGGGAGCACAAGTACAAAGCTGTACCATTGAAAAATTGGATGTGGTCTAATCAAGATACCATTATGGTAACAAAAAATTTGTTTGGGTCTTTTCATCAACGCAGCCTTTCTGAACAATAAAAACTGCTAGcttaagacataaaaaaaaacatttggcaaAAGATGGAGGCAGAACTGTGACTGCTTTTCAGTTGTCTAAATTTTAGAACAGGCTACACTCAGTGACCTCCATAAAGCCCCATACCATAGTTTAGATACGGGTGTACAGGATCAATTCAACACATTTTTAGGGTCAACTTACATACTAAAAGATATTTTCCTAGAACTCTGCTAAACCTGGTTTCTAGATATGGTAAGATATGATACACACCAGGATGTGAATTTGTTGTCCTTCTCTGGTCCTGTACAGGTGTGCCTACAACACCCAAGTTAAAAGACAGAGGGCCTAAGGAGAGCTATTaaaccaggtttaacaggtacaaatATGCAATCTAAGTGTGAAAAGCACATTGAACAATATTGAGTATTACAATTacgttattttcattttcttaataGTCAGTGGTCATAACAAGAACATATTTTTCTTAATTAAAGGTGTTCTGTGACGTTATGAATCGCATTTTTGCATAGGCATGCTGATGTAATGTAACGTTCATGTTTCGTGTgtccgtgctactgacgtcaaaATAAAACGAGGACTGACAAACTGGCTCCTGCGGGTGGCGCTGTCCCTGAATGCCTGTGTTGATCAACCTCTCGTTCACTTTATTGAATATCGCGGGAATAGCGCGCCAACTAATTCCAGCGGAAGTGAATGCGAACTCTCTTTTCCGGCGGCCATAGTGGATTGATGAGCAGGGTAAGGACTGCTGGAGATAATTCATACCGCTATATCCGTAAACATCTGCTTAGTAGACACACTTACCCCAGCAAAATTACGGTGTATGAAACCAGACATTCTGCTGTGTATTAAAAGATCATTATTAGGATGAGATGACGAATTAAACATTAACAGCTACCTGAAAAGAAAATGCCCGGGCCTTACGAGGGAGATAGATGTAACTTGTTTTTAGCAGGCATGGGTTCCTCAATACCGTGCGAGTTTATAAAAGTATCCTTCAAATATCCCTTCAACCACACTTGTCGCCAGTGTTTTCTCAATTACATACATCAAAATTTCTGTCCTTGGTGGTGAATCACGCTCCacaatatatgtaatatatagtgGAATAACTTGAACATTTaactgtgtatttttaaaatatatgtgcaTGTGCATGCATTGAATAAGAATGTCTTATAACAGAGTGTGCATGtcagttatgtattttaaaactgaacatagtTGTATAAATCACCGTACATGTGTTGTCATGTGAATTTGGTAGCGATAACTAATTGTGTTTCAATTTAAACTGCCTgagttatttatacattttttaaagatatacATGAATGTGCCTCTTTTGCTTTGCTTGGTGGAGTTAAAGTACGGGTTACTGTTTCTGAAAGTGTAAAGTTGTCATGATGGACTGTCGATTCAAGCTGTATTTTGTATAAACATTTCAGATCGCAATGTACATTTGCCTTTTTAAAACTATGTATAGCATACTTCCACCTGTACATTTAACGTTGATCTAGGTGGTGAGATGCCTGCAGCTATTTTTGTGTGCATTTATATTATACCTGTCTACCATAGTCTTGCCTACCTTTGAAACCACCTTGCCAAACTTTGATGTAGAGATTTGTGTAgttgttccttttttattttttattgtgaatgGTTTTGATTAATGTCTGGTGTACACATTGTGCTTTCAGATCTATCCATATAGCTTGTGAGTTTCTCAGTCCTTTTGGCTTTCTTTGTTGTTGTAAATCCTTCCTTTCATCCCTTCTGACTTGTAtcataactttctactgtgcaGAATCAGCTTTCTGGATTTGTCTCAAAGACCCTGAATATCTTCCCCCTATTTTTCCACAGCCATCATGAAGTTGAATCCCTTCGTCACGTCGTCTCGCAGCAAGAACCGCAAGAGGCACTTCAATGCCCCTTCTCATGTTCGCAGAAAGATCATGTCATCTCCACTCTCTAAGGAGCTGAGGCAGAAATACAATGTCCGCTCCATGCCTATCCGCAAGGATGATGAGGTCCAGGTATGTGTTCATCTCAAAACTCAATTATATTCACCCAGATGTGTCTTGTACTTGGTTTGGGGAACCAGTCTTGCTTTTGAACAATTGATAAAAACAAGAGCATTTGATCATGGGCGTGTGCTCTTGATCTTTAAGTGTTGGCTGTATCTGCAGGTTCATCATAATACATCTTGTGATGAACCATGCGAGATATGAATAGGCATTTGTATGACAAATGAGTAGCGAACATGTAGAATGTCAAATCTAtttctatgatttttttttttttttttttttaaattccaggtCGTCCGGGGACATTACAAAGGCCAGCAGATTGGCAAGGTTGTCCAGGTCTACAGGAAAAAGTACGTCATCTACATTGAGCGAGTGCAGCGTGAAAAGGCCAATGGTACCACGGTGCACGTCGGCATCCACCCTAGCAAGGTATGGTGATGCTCTGTCCTGGGTCACGTCCAGAAACTGTTTACATGCATGCTGTCAATCCTTCATCCAGAATATTTAGGGGTCAGAGTAAAATGAAATATTCCATATTCCTGTGAACTGGATATTCAAATACGATGTATGAACAATGCCATATTCTGCACACCTGTCTTTCCCCTGGTCCTGTATGAGGCAGTAAGTACTCTGGAATGGCGTACTGGATATCTGCATGTAAACGCAATGGGGAGAGACGAGTACACCTCTATGTAAACAGATTATCCTGCATACTTCAGTGTTCCAAATAGAATGtcatttgttttgaatgttttgctttttgttaaaTTTCTGTCTggaaactgtataaaaaaaaaaaattaaaaaatgcttgAATTGGAGCTTGTTGAAGAGAAACATTTTTGGACTAAAGTTGGATTAATTGCACCTGAGATTTGAAAATAACTTTTGAGCAGGTTTTTCACCTATTCCAAAGGCTAAATGGTAGAAGAAAATGTTATGAATATACTGTGTGGTATAGTTTGGATGCTTACAAACTTCAATTCGCCTTGCTTCTAGGTTGTGATTACCAGGCTAAAACTGGACAAAGATCGTAAGAAGATCTTAGAACGCAAAGCCAAGTCTCGCCAAGATGGCAAGGAGAAGGGCAAGTACAAGGAGGAGACCATTGAAAAGATGCAGGAGTGAAATGGTCTACGTTTTACAAATGCCAATAAAAGACTGTAAAAATCCCAAATGTCGCTCTTTTTATTACTGCATTGCTTGAAATATGTaaatccttgtgtgtgtgtgtatgtgtgctcgTGAGTAAACCATGTGTGCCTAGCAAAGGATATCTTCTGGTGTTTACATATTGAGGGACACACACAGCCTATATTGAAGTGAAGTGAATGTTGGTAAGTTGTCACCAGATGCATAGTACGTCTACAGTAGGTTTTGATCATGGGTAACTTGGCATCCTCTGCAACATATTTAAAGTCTATATGATGGATGGCAAGGACTTTTCACTGTTGGCGATAGAGATGTTGAACTATGTATGCCATGCCTTAATATCTTTTACTGCGGAACCAATTGATGACACATTGTTAAATTCTTTGAGGAGGTTGAGGTTCTGAAtctggtatttaaatgtatttttctttacgtatttatgtaacattttatatgcatgtcTAAAGAACTGCTTACCCAGTTATAAAATAATGCTATCATGCATTACACAATGTTATCAGTATCTGGGGAATGGA
The window above is part of the Acipenser ruthenus chromosome 22, fAciRut3.2 maternal haplotype, whole genome shotgun sequence genome. Proteins encoded here:
- the LOC117431440 gene encoding large ribosomal subunit protein uL24, translating into MKLNPFVTSSRSKNRKRHFNAPSHVRRKIMSSPLSKELRQKYNVRSMPIRKDDEVQVVRGHYKGQQIGKVVQVYRKKYVIYIERVQREKANGTTVHVGIHPSKVVITRLKLDKDRKKILERKAKSRQDGKEKGKYKEETIEKMQE
- the LOC117431438 gene encoding prenylcysteine oxidase-like isoform X1; translated protein: MSPCLVRLLRCFALLIPCMSVCGDLEFAHADGAPPSKIAVIGAGIGGTATAHFLRQHFGQDVEIHVYEKGKVGGRLATVTVNNQEYESGGSVIHSLNLHMQDFVKLLGLKYRKNFPRKTAVFNGEHFLLEETDWYLLDLFRLWWRYGISFIRLQMWVEEIMEKFMRIYKYQAHGYAFSTVDELLHSLGGSLFINMTRNSVSESLLELGVSQRFIDEVIAAVTRVNYGQSVSIPAFVGAVSLAGAQANLWAVEGGNKLVCSGLLKEAKANLIHAQVTSVSLVSADTAQYQVSYTTEKEKGSAMYDIVIIATPLQEGMANITFENFEPPIPELPGAYHHTVVSIVHGYLNCSYFGYPDPKLFPFTSILTTEAPALFFDSVGNVSPVNISKGFKKKQPQEAAIWKVFSPQPLERKDLKTLFKSYYSVQVTDWQAYPQYGSTKRLPPIVLHDNMYYLNSIEWAASAMEMSSVAAKNIALLAYHRWNRELEMIDQKEFIHKIKTEL
- the LOC117431438 gene encoding prenylcysteine oxidase-like isoform X2, with the protein product MSPCLVRLLRCFALLIPCMSVCGDLEFAHADGAPPSKIAVIGAGIGGTATAHFLRQHFGQDVEIHVYEKGKVGGRLATVTVNNQEYESGGSVIHSLNLHMQDFVKLLGLKYRKNFPRKTAVFNGEHFLLEETDWYLLDLFRLWWRYGISFIRLQMWVEEIMEKFMRIYKYQAHGYAFSTVDELLHSLGGSLFINMTRNSVSESLLELGVSQRFIDEVIAAVTRVNYGQSVSIPAFVGAVSLAGAQANLWAVEGGNKLVCSGLLKEAKANLIHAQVTSVSLVSDTAQYQVSYTTEKEKGSAMYDIVIIATPLQEGMANITFENFEPPIPELPGAYHHTVVSIVHGYLNCSYFGYPDPKLFPFTSILTTEAPALFFDSVGNVSPVNISKGFKKKQPQEAAIWKVFSPQPLERKDLKTLFKSYYSVQVTDWQAYPQYGSTKRLPPIVLHDNMYYLNSIEWAASAMEMSSVAAKNIALLAYHRWNRELEMIDQKEFIHKIKTEL
- the LOC117973705 gene encoding interleukin-17B-like isoform X2, giving the protein MATLTESFEGKDIRSERKGRVKHKYTGSSMEEDYEKSINDMVMQLQNNSALSCSKCEIDLRLWMSNRRSLSPWSYRVNRDETRIPTDIPEAHCLCSGCINPFTMQEDRTMTSVPIYTKIPVKRQFCDGPKQRRRKKKCNRKYRTAMENIAIGCTCIF
- the LOC117973705 gene encoding interleukin-17B-like isoform X1, with the translated sequence MSNRDDQLVLWLALSSVLVVMATLTESFEGKDIRSERKGRVKHKYTGSSMEEDYEKSINDMVMQLQNNSALSCSKCEIDLRLWMSNRRSLSPWSYRVNRDETRIPTDIPEAHCLCSGCINPFTMQEDRTMTSVPIYTKIPVKRQFCDGPKQRRRKKKCNRKYRTAMENIAIGCTCIF